GCTGCGTTCTCAAGCTTAGCGGAGCCTTCGCAATTCTAGCCGGGAGGAAAATATGAGCGGTCTTTCCGCCCGGGATTGTGTGCCGTGCGAGGGCGGCGTGCCGCCGATGACCGCGACGGAAATCGAAAAACTGTTGCCTGAAATCGGCGGGTGGGAAGCCTCGGGTGGCCATCACCTCGTCAAGACGTACGCGTTCAAGAATTTTGCCGAGGCGTTGGCGTTCGTCGACCGCGTGGGCGCGATGGCCGAAGAACAGTGGCATCATCCCGACGTGCACCTTGCGTGGGGCAAAGTCACGGTGGAGCTATGGACGCATAAGATCGACGGCCTCACCGAAAGCGACTTCGTCTTCGCCGCCAAGTGCGACGCATTGCGTGACGGCGGATAACCCTTGATAAGACGGTGGCTGATCAGGTTCACCGACGTCCCCGCGATCCGGCGCAACGCGCTTGATGTGGTCATTTGGTGGGAGAAGCGGCGTATCGCTTACAATCTGGTCGTCGGTTTGGCGGGCGTCGCGAGCTTGACGATCGCGGTGATTTTCTTGACTCTCCCCCCACGAGTCTTCGTGTCGAGCTATTGGGACTACCCAATACCCGATGGTTTCTTCGCAATCTTCGCGGTGATACTGTTTGCGATTGCGGCGAACGTGTGCTACACGCTCGGCTGGATCGCCGAGCTTGGTTTGCGAAAGTTAGCGCCGGACCGTGCTCGAAGGCTTTCCACGCTTGCGATCAAAGCCGGATTCGTCTTTTCCGTGATCATAATTTTCGGATACGCAGGATTGTGCGGCGCCCATTGGGTGTTTCGCGTCGTGGCGACCGGCGGTTTCTCGCATCACCCGGTGAGTCGCTCGGAGATCGTCGGAACGTACGGTCTCAACTCAGGCGACGACGAGCTGGAACTACGGGCGAACGGATCGTACGTGAGCACATCAACGGAGCCGGATGGCCGGCGGATCGCACAGAGCGGCGACTGGACATATCACGATTTCGAGGACGGCTCAAGCAAGGTCGAGCTTTCAAATTTCTCTCCTCCGGCCGGGGCGGACGGGAATGAATTGACCGTCGAGAACGCCGGACAATCCAAACATCTTGTGTTCTATAATCCAGACAAAGGCTCGATCTTCTATCGTAACTAGCAGTAAGCGGTAGTGTCCTGGAGTTCGCTCAACCGTTGTCCCGGATATAGTCTCACAGATTTCTCACGGCGACGCGAAGCTTCTGATTCCGATTTGACGTTTCTCAGTCAGGACGCCAGGGCATGATATCTATAATACCCGCGTCATCGACTGATGAATTTAGGAGAGCAAGAAATGTACAATGGGAAAATCGCGGTTGCCGCAGCCGCTATCGGGCTGGCAGCGCTGATCGGGCAAACCGCGCCCGCCGCGGCCGTGCCGGTCACTTCGAACATGGTGTATGTGAGCCGCTACGTGGAGCGCGCGGCGGACGCACTGCAGAACGACAAGTCCGACTACGGCGGCCACCGAGCCGCAGCGATCACCGACATCAACAACGCCCGGACGGATATCGCCAACGCGATTGCTTACGACAGCAATCACGGGAACTACGCGAATCGCGTGGCCGTCAACTCAGCCGACGAAGCGACGTTTGAACGCTCGCAAGTCAACAGCGACAAAAACTTGACGCGAGTGCAGAACTATCTCGAGCGAGCGATCAATATGCTTAGCCGCGACGGCAACGTCTACGGCGGCTACCGCCTCAAGGCCATCAGCGACCTACAGGCTGCCCGCAATCAGCTTGGGACCGCGCTCACGTCGGTGAACCCGAACCAGAGCAGCGATAGCAATGTTCGCTACAGCCGTGCATACATCGAACATGGCATCGATATGCTGCAGCACGATACCACCAACT
Above is a window of Candidatus Eremiobacteraceae bacterium DNA encoding:
- a CDS encoding 4a-hydroxytetrahydrobiopterin dehydratase, whose translation is MSGLSARDCVPCEGGVPPMTATEIEKLLPEIGGWEASGGHHLVKTYAFKNFAEALAFVDRVGAMAEEQWHHPDVHLAWGKVTVELWTHKIDGLTESDFVFAAKCDALRDGG